A genomic stretch from Pomacea canaliculata isolate SZHN2017 linkage group LG2, ASM307304v1, whole genome shotgun sequence includes:
- the LOC112557304 gene encoding uncharacterized protein LOC112557304 isoform X1, whose product MVFGRVQYTIVLPAEKTMYYPGEIIKGQLHIKSSSPPSLSGLEMQLTGKAKVMLVHRGQKSETRYYRIETYLETRKPVEDFERLTADNTASQNTSVFEFGFFLPRGLPPSFVSPLKSNGYLRYILQLKKIDRGREKKLRKTKVIVAPYLTFEKIPSAGDLIARDRQGASPICCCGAERDITVRVWLDKAGVFAGTSIPFHALIINNSTHSIRSSYLTLSRHWVFRTSQKIERAFENVGSFRKVKRGTIPPGGTMTWGITTLQ is encoded by the exons atggtttttggAAGAGTGCAATACACCATTGTATTGCCGGCGGAAAAGACTATGTACTACCCGGGGGAGATAATTAAAGGACAGCTGCACATTAAGTCCTCCTCTCCACCATCGTTATCAG GTCTTGAGATGCAGCTGACAGGTAAGGCGAAGGTGATGCTGGTGCACCGTGGACAGAAGAGTGAGACGAGGTACTATCGAATAGAAACCTACCTGGAGACCCGCAAACCAGTCGAGGACTTCG agaGACTTACAGCCGACAACACTGCATCACAGAATACTTCTGTGTTCGAATTTGGATTCTTTTTGCCCCGTGGTTTACCGCCTTCTTTTGTCAGTCCTCTTAAAAGCAACGGCTATTTGAGATACATCTTGCAgctgaaaaaaattgacagaggaagagagaagaaactGCGGAAGACTAAAGTCATTGTGGCGCCGTatcttacttttgaaaaaataccaTCTGCAGGA GACCTGATCGCAAGAGACCGCCAGGGTGCTTCTCCCATTTGTTGCTGTGGCGCGGAGAGGGACATCACCGTCAGGGTCTGGTTGGACAAGGCCGGGGTCTTCGCAGGGACCAGCATCCCTTTCCACGCCCTCATCATCAACAACTCCACACATTCTATCCGGTCTTCCTATCTTACTCTTAGCAGG CACTGGGTGTTCCGAACCTCGCAGAAAATAGAAAGAGCTTTTGAAAATGTGGGCTCGTTTCGCAAAGTCAAGCGTGGCACCATTCCACCCGGAGGAACCATGACCTGGGGGATAACGACCCTTCAGTAG
- the LOC112557304 gene encoding uncharacterized protein LOC112557304 isoform X2 has protein sequence MQLTGKAKVMLVHRGQKSETRYYRIETYLETRKPVEDFERLTADNTASQNTSVFEFGFFLPRGLPPSFVSPLKSNGYLRYILQLKKIDRGREKKLRKTKVIVAPYLTFEKIPSAGDLIARDRQGASPICCCGAERDITVRVWLDKAGVFAGTSIPFHALIINNSTHSIRSSYLTLSRHWVFRTSQKIERAFENVGSFRKVKRGTIPPGGTMTWGITTLQ, from the exons ATGCAGCTGACAGGTAAGGCGAAGGTGATGCTGGTGCACCGTGGACAGAAGAGTGAGACGAGGTACTATCGAATAGAAACCTACCTGGAGACCCGCAAACCAGTCGAGGACTTCG agaGACTTACAGCCGACAACACTGCATCACAGAATACTTCTGTGTTCGAATTTGGATTCTTTTTGCCCCGTGGTTTACCGCCTTCTTTTGTCAGTCCTCTTAAAAGCAACGGCTATTTGAGATACATCTTGCAgctgaaaaaaattgacagaggaagagagaagaaactGCGGAAGACTAAAGTCATTGTGGCGCCGTatcttacttttgaaaaaataccaTCTGCAGGA GACCTGATCGCAAGAGACCGCCAGGGTGCTTCTCCCATTTGTTGCTGTGGCGCGGAGAGGGACATCACCGTCAGGGTCTGGTTGGACAAGGCCGGGGTCTTCGCAGGGACCAGCATCCCTTTCCACGCCCTCATCATCAACAACTCCACACATTCTATCCGGTCTTCCTATCTTACTCTTAGCAGG CACTGGGTGTTCCGAACCTCGCAGAAAATAGAAAGAGCTTTTGAAAATGTGGGCTCGTTTCGCAAAGTCAAGCGTGGCACCATTCCACCCGGAGGAACCATGACCTGGGGGATAACGACCCTTCAGTAG